The following DNA comes from Alienimonas californiensis.
GGCGGCGCCGGCCACGCCTGGGTCATGTGGGTGGACGTGACCGGTGTGACGGACTCCGCGTTGAAGTTCACCCTCGAAAGCCACGGCCGGTATCAGGACGACAATTATTACGTCGGCTATCTGAACGAACCGCAGACCGGCGAAGAAACCACCGACCGCGACCTCATGCGGCGCCTGCACTCCGTCGCCACCGACCGCAACGCCTCGCGCCACGCCGACCTGCTGATGCGGGCCTACCCCATCGTGGCGCAGCGGGCCGGCGAAGGCGGCGAGGAGCTTTCGATGGACGCACGGCTGGATTACCTGGACGCCGTCAACCAGATCGACACCTGGAACGGCGCCGCCTGGCGGGAGCGGGCGCGGCTGGGAACTGAGAACGCCGGCAATCTCTCCAAGGACCAAACCCGCCGCTATAAACAGGACCTCAAGCGGCTGTTCCGCGACTTCGCCCCCTTCCCCGACTTCACCCAGGAGGTGTTCGCCGGGATCAGCGTCTACGAGACGGACGAAGAAAAGCGGCTCGAATTGACGCGGCAGCTCTTGGACGCCTACGCCGCCGCCGGGCGGCCGGACCTGTCGTTCGAGACCCTGCCGGCCTACGTCGACAGTCTGATCGCGCAGAACCGCACCGCCGAGGGCGTCGGCCTCATCACCGACGCGTTGATGAAATATGCCGACGAGGGCCGCTACACGCCGGCCGCGCTGGACCGGCTGGACGAACTCGGGGCGGAGTCCCCCCAGGAGTTGATCGAGTTTTACAAAGGGTTCGTCATGGCGATCCCGCCGACGCGGGGCAATTCGCCCAGCGAATACGCGGTCGCCATGCACAAGCGAATCATCGAAAAGGCCCAGGCGGCCAATATGCCCGACGTCGCCGAGTATTTCACGGAGCGGATGCGGGCGATCGGTTCCGGCAAATTGAAAACGAAGAACGGACAGCGCTAAGTGTTTGCGGATCATGTGTTGCTACATTGCAAGGCCGGCGACGGCGGAAACGGCTGTATGTCGTTCCGGCGGGAGAAGTTCGTGCCCAAGGGCGGCCCCGACGGCGGCGACGGCGGCGGCGGCGGCAGCGTCGTCGTCCGGGCCAACGAGAATATCGGCAGCCTCATTCACCTCGTGGGCCATAAGTTCTGGAACGCCGGCCGCGGGGAGCACGGCCGCGGCAAGCTCCAGACCGGGGCGACGGCGGACGACATCCTCATCGAGGTGCCCCCCGGCACGCTGGTGAAGGACGCCGAACGCGGCCACACGCTGCGGGACCTCAGCGCGCACGGCGACGAAGTCGTCGTCGCCCGCGGCGGCTCCGGCGGTCGCGGCAATCGCAAGTTCGCCACCGCCACCCACCGCGCCCCCCGTGAGTGCGAACCCGGCGGCGAGGGCGAATCACGCGACGTGGTGCTCGAACTGAAGCTGATCGCGGACGTCGGCCTGCTCGGCAAGCCGAACGCCGGCAAGTCGACCCTCCTGGCCCGCCTCAGCGCCGCTACGCCGGAGATCGCCGACTATCCCTTCACCACCAAGTACCCGAACCTCGGCGTCGTCCGCGAGGGCTCCGGCTGGGACGCCAAACGGCAGTACGTCCTCGCCGACATCCCCGGCCTGATCGAAGGCGCCGCCGACGGCGTCGGGCTGGGGCACGAGTTCCTCAAACACGTGGAGCGGACCCGCGTGCTGGTCCACCTCCTCGAACCGGACCCGCACGACGGCACCGACCCGGTGCACAATTACCAAACGATCCGCGCGGAGGTGGAGCGATACAACCCGGACCTCGCCTCCCGCCCGGAGGTGCTGTGCGTCTCCAAGGGCGAACTGCCCGACGCCGCCCCGGCCGCGGAGTTGCTGCGGGAGGAGTTGGGCGTGGAGCCGCTGATCATTTCCGCGGCGACGGGTTTGAACCTCGACGAATTACACCGCCGCATCTGGGCGGCGCTGGACGAGACGAACGCAGACTGAGCGGCCTTCGCCGCCAGGGTTCTTCGGCTGGCCGCAGCGGTTCCCAACCCGGAGCGAAAGCTCCGGCCGTGGATCATTTCGTTTGACGGCTGCGCCGACGGCCGATGCTTGCGCATCGGGCCGGTATGGAACGGCACGCCTCGCTGAAGAACGCTTGATCTACGGCCCCGCCAATGAAAACGCCCCAGTCCCTCGCGGGACCGGGGCGGACGCGTTCCGTCGAAGGCGTCAGCGGGTGAGGAAATATCCGTAGGTCGGATAGTAAGCCGAATAATATCCGGCGCGGCGGCCCCCGTAGCCGTAGCTCACGGAGCGGTATCCCCCGTAGCTGTAGGGGCTATACGACGCGGTGTAGCCGTAGGGGGCGTAGGCGCCGTACCCGTAGCCGTAGGGGGCGTAGCCGTAATTGTAATAGGATGCGGCGGCGTAGGTCGGCGTGACCGGACGATAGAAGCTCGTCGCGGAGTAGGTGTAGCCGTTGCCGTACGGCGCGTAGTACCCGGCCGGCACGGCGACGGCGGGGGCCACGTAGGCGGACCGATAGTACGACCCGTACCCGGCGGAATACGGCAGGCCGTATCCCCCATAGCCGCCGTAGCCGCTGCCGTATCCGTAGCCGCCGTAGTAGCTCCCGTAGGCGCTGGAGTACGGATAGGCGCCGTATCCATACCCGTAGCCGGCGGAGGCGTCCGGGGCGGAGCAGGCGACGGTCAACGCGACGGCGGCGGCGGTCAGAGCGGTGCGGGCGACGGACATTTCGGGTGGGGGTTCGGAGAGGCGATCACAGGATGAACGGGGATTATGAACGCCCTGGGTCCCTCAGACGGAAGCCGGAGCGGCCCCGTCGCCGCACCGGGAAAACCCGGACCGCTCTGCTCCAACAATGCCGCCGCCCCGGGCGCCGCGTTCAGAGCCACTCCCACAGGGATTGGGTGCGGACGACGATGCGGGCGTCCGCGAAGGTGTGGATCGCGTGAATCAGCAGAGAATCGGCGGCGACCTCCGCTCGGATCAGGCCGATCGAATCCCCCGTCAGTCGCCCGCCGGAGGCGAAGCGGCAGGCGAGCGCCCCCGGCCGGGCGGTGCGACCGGGCTCGTCGGAGCGGGCGATCGGCGATCGTTCCTCGCCGTCGCCGCGGGCGGCGGTGGCGGCGGCGTCGGCCCGCAGCTCCGCGGTGATGTGCTCGAACACGTCCGCGGCGGGAGTCTCCGCCTGATGCCCGGCCTGATACCGCACCGCCGGGCCGCGGTCGTCGTCGAAGGTCACGTCCTCCAGCCCCGCCCCCCGCACGCCCCGGCCGACCCGCCGCCCGCCGGCCGGCAGCACGTAGTCCTTGGGGGCCAGGAGTTCCGTCAGCGTGCGCCCGCCGGTGCAGACCTCAATGCGATGCCCGTCCTCCCCCAGCGACAGCGTCGCCGTGTAGCCGGGGCGTACGATCCGCTCCGTCGCCGTCGCGGGGAACAGCTCCGGGTGCAGCGGTCGATCGAACAGCCGGAAGGCGAACGCGGTGACGGCGGGACGGGGCACTTCGGAGGCGGAAGGAGCGAGGCGGAAGGCGAAAGGGCCGACGTTCAAGCAGCGAGAGGAACGTGTCCGGGGGCCGCCTCGAGGGCGAGGAGCCGCTTCT
Coding sequences within:
- the obgE gene encoding GTPase ObgE; its protein translation is MFADHVLLHCKAGDGGNGCMSFRREKFVPKGGPDGGDGGGGGSVVVRANENIGSLIHLVGHKFWNAGRGEHGRGKLQTGATADDILIEVPPGTLVKDAERGHTLRDLSAHGDEVVVARGGSGGRGNRKFATATHRAPRECEPGGEGESRDVVLELKLIADVGLLGKPNAGKSTLLARLSAATPEIADYPFTTKYPNLGVVREGSGWDAKRQYVLADIPGLIEGAADGVGLGHEFLKHVERTRVLVHLLEPDPHDGTDPVHNYQTIRAEVERYNPDLASRPEVLCVSKGELPDAAPAAELLREELGVEPLIISAATGLNLDELHRRIWAALDETNAD